A stretch of Rhododendron vialii isolate Sample 1 chromosome 4a, ASM3025357v1 DNA encodes these proteins:
- the LOC131323049 gene encoding uncharacterized protein LOC131323049 isoform X2 — protein sequence MSSESSSGSSPRPVARRESPWGMSEGDHKQPTPHRCNDRVEDVIQACFEGNPFKTVPGPFKLFWQCMRSKPGEEPTEPFRYLQLDPPTREVKLD from the exons atgagcagTGAGAGTAGCAGTGGTAGTAGTCCGAGACCCGTAGCGAGGAGAGAGAGCCCATGGGGGATGTCAGAGGGAGACCACAAACAGCCCACACCACACAGATGCAACGATCGAGTTGAAGATGTCATCCAA GCATGCTTTGAAGGTAACCCTTTTAAGACAGTACCCGGTCCTTTCAAGCTCTTCTGGCAATGCATGCGCTCAAAACCTGG GGAAGAACCAACAGAGCCATTCCGCTATCTGCAATTGGATCCGCCAACTAGAGAAGTGAAGCTTGACTGA
- the LOC131323049 gene encoding uncharacterized protein LOC131323049 isoform X1 — protein MSSESSSGSSPRPVARRESPWGMSEGDHKQPTPHRCNDRVEDVIQACFEGNPFKTVPGPFKLFWQCMRSKPGYSSSSVVFSFIQMEEPTEPFRYLQLDPPTREVKLD, from the exons atgagcagTGAGAGTAGCAGTGGTAGTAGTCCGAGACCCGTAGCGAGGAGAGAGAGCCCATGGGGGATGTCAGAGGGAGACCACAAACAGCCCACACCACACAGATGCAACGATCGAGTTGAAGATGTCATCCAA GCATGCTTTGAAGGTAACCCTTTTAAGACAGTACCCGGTCCTTTCAAGCTCTTCTGGCAATGCATGCGCTCAAAACCTGGGTATAGTTCTTCCTCAGTAGTGTTTTCTTTCATTCAAAT GGAAGAACCAACAGAGCCATTCCGCTATCTGCAATTGGATCCGCCAACTAGAGAAGTGAAGCTTGACTGA